In Gossypium arboreum isolate Shixiya-1 chromosome 5, ASM2569848v2, whole genome shotgun sequence, a single genomic region encodes these proteins:
- the LOC108452662 gene encoding auxin-responsive protein IAA32-like encodes MDSNASSFLLNDSILHSVYNYQSNEENGIIDLGLSLGTVQPQPYHPSTHLVSLEGRYSDLLNWPRQPNSSHQKSSNAGYSEECQDEAEGVESKERWVYVKVNMDGVMVGRKVCMVDHGGYLGLAQQLEEMFGIHSLSGLRLFGVESEYWLLYKDDIGENWRNVGDVPWKEFVERVKRLRICRKKDDVYRPSF; translated from the exons atggATTCCAATGCTTCAAGCTTTCTTCTAAACGACTCCATTCTTCACTCAGTTTATAATTATCAAAGCAATGAAGAAAATGGTATTATTGATCTTGGTCTGAGTCTGGGAACTGTCCAACCTCAACCTTACCATCCATCTACACATT TGGTAAGCTTGGAAGGCAGATATAGTGACCTGTTAAATTGGCCCCGCCAGCCGAATTCGTCACACCAAAAAAGCTCGAACGCTGGATATTCCGAGGAGTGTCAGGACGAAGCAGAAGGGGTTGAAAGCAAGGAGAGGTGGGTTTATGTTAAGGTAAACATGGATGGAGTTATGGTTGGTAGAAAAGTTTGCATGGTTGATCATGGTGGCTACTTAGGCCTTGCACAACAACTCGAAGAAATGTTCGGTAT ACATTCACTCTCGGGATTAAGGTTATTCGGTGTGGAGTCGGAGTATTGGTTATTATACAAAGACGACATAGGGGAAAATTGGAGGAATGTTGGGGATGTCCCCTGGAA gGAGTTCGTGGAACGGGTGAAACGGCTGCGTATTTGCCGAAAGAAGGATGATGTTTATCGTCCATCATTCTGA